One genomic window of Dunckerocampus dactyliophorus isolate RoL2022-P2 chromosome 7, RoL_Ddac_1.1, whole genome shotgun sequence includes the following:
- the dyrk1b gene encoding dual specificity tyrosine-phosphorylation-regulated kinase 1B isoform X2: MTSQHTHTHPSFSSIHSMAEQQQVLSDMTILQRRIPPSFRDPATAPLRKLSVDLIKTYKHINEVYYTKKKRRAQQVPPEDSSTKKERKVYNDGYDDDNYDYIVKNGEKWLDRYEIDSLIGKGSFGQVVKAYDHHEQEWVAIKIIKNKKAFLNQAQIELRLLELMNKHDTEMKYYIVHLKRHFMFRNHLCLVFELLSYNLYDLLRNTNFRGVSLNLTRKFAQQLCTALLFLATPELSIIHCDLKPENILLCNPKRSAIKIVDFGSSCQLGQRIYQYIQSRFYRSPEVLLGMPYDLAIDMWSLGCILVEMHTGEPLFSGSNEVDQMNKIVEVLGVPPSHMLDAAPKARKYFDKLSDGLWTVKKNKDIKKEYKPPATRRLHEILGVETGGPGGRRAGEPGHAPCDYLKFKDLILRMLDYDPKSRITPFYALQHNFFKKTTDEGTNTSSSTSTSPAMDHSHSTSTTSSVSSSGGSSGSSNDNRNYRYSNRYYNSAVTHSDYEMTSPQQMRMWPGSDGGGGGQDPAYTQLLLHKPAASQQHQRHFLEQPHHPHPTYSHHGNGGRGLRQGGQTGIGGSGGGGGGGGQQGSSPQMSDSMDVGVSLGLHHLGAVSSMEASQFGSASLPLALPIGLSAFRTRTAPTAPGPQAPPPEDYYPASNNNNPAAGGRGRPDSDEGPANS, translated from the exons GTGTATTACACTAAGAAGAAGCGGCGGGCCCAGCAGGTCCCTCCTGAAGACAGCAGTACTAAGAAGGAGAGGAAAGTCTACAACGATGGCTATGACGACGACAATTATGATTACATCgtcaaaaatggagaaaagtgGCTGGACCGCTACGAGATCGACTCCTTGATTGGGAAGGGCTCTTTTGGACAG GTGGTGAAGGCCTACGACCACCACGAGCAGGAATGGGTCGCCATCAAGATCATCAAGAACAAAAAGGCATTTCTCAACCAGGCACAGATTGAACTTCGCCTGCTGGAGCTCATGAACAAGCATGACACCGAGATGAAATATTACATAG tcCACCTGAAGCGTCACTTTATGTTTAGGAATCACCTGTGTTTGGTGTTTGAGTTGTTGAGCTACAATCTGTATGATCTGCTGAGGAACACCAACTTCAGAGGAGTCTCCCTCAATCTCACACGGAAATTTGCACAGCAGCTCTGTACAG CATTATTATTCCTAGCCACTCCAGAACTGTCAATCATCCACTGCGACCTAAAACCGGAGAACATCCTGCTGTGTAACCCCAAGAGATCCGCCATCAAGATAGTTGACTTTGGATCCTCCTGCCAGCTTGGACAGAGG ATCTATCAGTATATCCAGAGCAGGTTTTACCGCTCCCCCGAGGTTCTTTTGGGAATGCCATATGACCTCGCCATCGACATGTGGTCTCTAGGATGCATCCTGGTGGAGATGCACACAGGAGAACCTCTCTTCAGTGGCTCCAACGAG GTTGACCAAATGAACAAGATTGTTGAAGTGCTGGGGGTCCCTCCCAGTCACATGCTAGATGCAGCTCCTAAAGCCAGGAAGTATTTTGACAAGCTGTCAGACGGGCTGTGGACAGTGAAGAAGAACAAGGACATcaagaag gAGTACAAGCCCCCGGCCACGCGGCGTCTTCACGAGATCCTGGGTGTGGAGACCGGGGGTCCTGGCGGGCGGAGAGCAGGGGAGCCGGGACACGCCCCTTGTGACTACCTGAAGTTTAAAG ATCTTATCCTGCGCATGCTGGACTACGACCCCAAAAGCCGCATCACGCCATTCTACGCCCTGCAGCACAACTTCTTCAAGAAGACCACAGATGAAGGAACCAACACCAGTTCGTCCACATCCACCTCCCCCGCCATGGACCACTCCCACTCAACCTCCACCACGAGCTCTGTTTCCAGCTCCG GTGGCTCCAGTGGTTCCTCCAATGACAACCGCAACTATCGCTACAGTAACCGCTATTACAACTCTGCTGTGACGCATTCAGACTATGAGATGACCAGCCCTCAG CAGATGAGGATGTGGCCAGGCAGTGATGGTGGAGGTGGGGGTCAGGACCCAGCATACACCCAGTTGCTGCTCCACAAGCCGGCCGCCTCCCAACAGCACCAGCGCCACTTCCTGGAACAGCCCCATCACCCCCACCCGACCTACTCCCACCACGGGAACGGCGGGCGCGGCCTACGACAGGGCGGACAGACCGGCATCGGtggcagcggcggcggcggcgggggaGGAGGCCAGCAGGGGTCCTCACCCCAGATGAGTGACAGCATGGATGTGGGCGTGTCCCTAGGGCTGCACCACCTGGGGGCGGTGTCTTCCATGGAGGCGTCTCAGTTTGGCTCCGCCTCCCTACCCCTCGCCCTGCCAATCGGACTGTCTGCCTTCCGGACTCGGACGGCCCCCACCGCCCCGGGGCCGCAAGCCCCGCCCCCCGAGGACTACTACCCAGCCTCCAACAACAATAACCCAGCTGCAGGGGGCAGAGGGAGGCCGGACTCAGACGAGGGACCGGCCAACTCTTGA